Proteins encoded together in one Vigna angularis cultivar LongXiaoDou No.4 chromosome 5, ASM1680809v1, whole genome shotgun sequence window:
- the LOC108339453 gene encoding uncharacterized protein LOC108339453 gives MDVLALTIYGIVLFPKIEEFVDYTAIDVFVASKTRSENPVIAVLADVYGTLSFCQERKGKKILCCLPALYTWMTARVFKEMVDVKSLSETLSHQGLKGKGGNDCARFLAGLSERSIKWRLPWLRNKLAIQHCGSFPNVPLIGARYCINYNPLLVQRQFGHPMRGAPSSDYLATLFIYYEDGHFIELLRKVKSAWENVVRAEKDLRDGVVDSRVSYHTWILERVKVVKLPFKPIKDQSASEGPSQAPESEEVQQLKAEMEKLKVRNARLENELQRARNDLMDMRNDNEEKSRAYENIVKS, from the coding sequence ATGGATGTATTAGCCCTCACCATATATGGCATTGTCTTGTTTCCCAAAATAGAAGAATTCGTGGATTACACCGCAATAGACGTCTTCGTGGCAAGTAAAACCAGATCAGAGAATCCTGTAATAGCAGTTCTTGCAGATGTTTATGGGACCTTGAGTTTTTGCcaggagagaaagggaaagaagattCTTTGTTGTTTACCGGCGTTGTATACATGGATGACAGCGCGCGTGTTTAAGGAGATGGTCGACGTCAAGAGTCTATCGGAAACTTTGTCACACCAAGGGCTTAAAGGTAAGGGAGGAAACGATTGTGCCCGATTCCTTGCTGGCTTGAGCGAAAGAAGTATAAAATGGCGCCTTCCTTGGCTCAGAAATAAACTGGCTATACAGCATTGTGGTAGCTTTCCTAATGTGCCTCTCATAGGTGCCCGGTACTGTATCAATTACAACCCCCTTTTGGTGCAAAGACAATTCGGGCATCCCATGAGAGGGGCACCTTCATCAGATTACCTTGCTACCCTATTCATTTATTACGAAGACGGGCATTTCATCGAACTGTTAAGAAAGGTTAAAAGCGCCTGGGAAAATGTTGTTCGAGCAGAGAAGGACTTGAGGGATGGAGTAGTGGATAGCAGGGTTAGTTATCACACCTGGATTCTGGAGAGAGTGAAAGTAGTCAAGTTGCCTTTCAAGCCAATCAAGGATCAATCAGCTAGTGAAGGACCATCCCAAGCCCCAGAAAGTGAAGAGGTGCAACAATTGAAGGCTGAGATGGAGAAATTGAAGGTGAGGAATGCTAGGTTGGAAAACGAATTACAAAGGGCGCGTAATGATCTTATGGATATGagaaatgataatgaagaaaaGTCACGGGCTTATGAAAACATTGTCAAAAGCTAG
- the LOC108339552 gene encoding E3 ubiquitin-protein ligase BIG BROTHER — translation MSWNPHMDVHYNSISYPYNTAGSFIEYFEGLTYEHVNFIFSGASHAQESSYPSNSSFYKFGLSEPDNSSYYRYSHGYEVNHHEPLVDEYRRPSENSLTINEQTAAVNTEWVEGGNTDTRDNSIECPRRHHSNSSDYQVIWQDNIDPDNMTYEELLELGEAVGTQSRGLTQEQISSLPVSKFKCGFFLRKKSRGERCVICQMEYKRGDKRITLPCKHLYHASCGNRWLSINKACPICYTEVFADKSKHK, via the exons ATGAGTTGGAACCCACACATGGATGTCCATTACAATAGCATTAGTTATCCCTATAATACAGCAGGAAGCTTTATCGAATATTTTGAAGGTCTTACCTATGAACATGTCAACTTCATTTTTTCTGGTGCATCACATGCTCAG GAAAGTTCATACCCTTCAAATTCAAGCTTTTACAAGTTTGGACTATCTGAACCTGATAATTCATCATACTATCGTTACAGTCATGGTTATGAGGTAAATCATCACGAACCACTGGTGGATGAGTATAGGAGACCTTCAGAGAACTCATTGACAATCAACGAACAGACAGCAGCAGTAAACACAGAATGGGTTGAAGGTGGCAACACTGACACACGAGACAATTCTATTGAAT GTCCTCGAAGACATCACAGTAATTCAAGTGATTATCAG GTCATTTGGCAAGACAATATTGATCCCGACAACATGACCTATGAG GAACTACTTGAATTAGGTGAAGCTGTCGGAACTCAGAGCCGTGGTCTCACCCAAGAACAGATCTCCTCACTCCCAGTGTCGAAGTTCAAATGTGGGTTCTtcttgaggaagaagtctcGGGGTGAGAG ATGTGTGATTTGCCAGATGGAATATAAAAGAGGGGACAAGCGTATCACCTTGCCATGTAAACATCTTTATCACGCTAGTTGTGGGAACAGATGGCTCAGCATCAATAAG GCTTGCCCAATATGTTACACAGAAGTGTTTGCCGACAAGTCAAAGCACAAATAA